A single Saccharolobus shibatae B12 DNA region contains:
- a CDS encoding M28 family peptidase yields the protein MLLQHLKTLSNYSEVITGSKNEIKLVREIRKMLEDNSDEIRQIPIRVLNWEQKELIFECESKTIDAISLPYSLSTEVEADVADNFKECNGRNLMKIRIQNLYEINKLYIEAVENDCLGIIFSLNNEKRKFVIKYGDLLSHRPSYPPPIPAFYIKENDFPYIKGRCRISLKTDINPFATGYIIEAIRNSKNENKIIHITAHHDHWFKGERDNLLAVALLREFRSNVYETHLISFTAEESGSLNFSTFSWSHGSREFLKNYKNTDDILLNINMDNISEESLILKAVPGLLELSNKYFKNVVGSPEIYSDGYSYIKVGIPSITIESLGNIHYHGEYDVIENDKSNAFLNASTILDIINRIINENIEYKTREMKEELKKDLVELPAELKSYLVNIEDLLDKNYMEAYREIVKLYGGILELNQPYSTVELFHKIKGLNIARKNDVCIEDLGCIKRLRNDEIFYRFYSYYINELKESITTEYINKIYFILKKFF from the coding sequence GTGCTATTACAACATCTAAAAACCTTATCTAATTATAGCGAAGTAATAACGGGATCAAAGAACGAGATAAAATTAGTGAGAGAAATTAGAAAAATGCTAGAAGATAATAGTGATGAAATTAGGCAAATCCCGATTAGAGTTCTTAATTGGGAACAGAAAGAACTAATTTTTGAATGCGAATCAAAAACAATAGATGCAATTTCGCTTCCATATTCTTTATCAACTGAGGTTGAAGCAGATGTAGCAGATAACTTTAAAGAATGTAATGGTAGAAATTTAATGAAAATTAGGATACAAAATCTATACGAAATCAATAAATTGTATATAGAGGCAGTAGAAAATGATTGTTTAGGAATAATCTTTTCCCTAAATAACGAGAAAAGAAAATTCGTGATAAAGTATGGAGACCTTCTAAGTCATCGACCTAGCTACCCACCGCCGATACCAGCGTTTTATATTAAGGAGAACGATTTTCCTTACATAAAGGGTAGGTGTAGAATATCACTAAAAACTGACATAAACCCTTTTGCAACAGGTTATATTATCGAAGCCATAAGAAATTCGAAAAATGAAAATAAGATAATACATATTACAGCACATCATGATCATTGGTTTAAAGGAGAGAGAGACAATCTTTTAGCAGTGGCTTTATTGAGAGAATTTAGATCTAATGTTTACGAAACCCATCTAATCTCATTTACTGCAGAGGAATCGGGCTCTTTAAATTTCTCAACCTTCTCATGGTCGCATGGTTCTAGAGAATTTTTGAAAAATTACAAAAACACTGACGATATCTTACTTAACATCAACATGGATAATATAAGTGAGGAAAGTTTGATCTTAAAAGCTGTACCTGGACTTCTTGAACTCTCCAACAAATACTTTAAAAATGTAGTTGGAAGCCCTGAGATATATAGCGATGGGTATTCATACATAAAAGTTGGAATTCCAAGTATTACAATAGAGAGTTTAGGAAATATTCATTATCATGGTGAATACGACGTCATAGAAAATGACAAGTCTAACGCATTTTTAAATGCAAGTACAATATTAGATATAATTAATAGAATAATTAATGAAAATATAGAGTATAAAACACGTGAAATGAAAGAGGAACTTAAGAAAGATCTTGTGGAATTACCAGCAGAACTAAAATCATACTTAGTAAATATTGAGGATTTACTTGATAAAAATTATATGGAGGCATATAGAGAGATTGTAAAATTATATGGAGGCATACTAGAACTTAATCAACCTTATTCTACAGTTGAACTATTTCATAAGATTAAGGGATTGAACATTGCAAGAAAAAATGACGTTTGTATCGAGGATTTAGGATGTATAAAAAGACTGAGAAATGATGAAATATTTTATAGGTTTTATTCATATTATATTAATGAATTAAAGGAATCAATAACTACCGAATACATTAACAAAATTTATTTCATATTAAAGAAATTCTTCTAA
- a CDS encoding DUF447 domain-containing protein — MKKFLKMFFPHDGIYEVLVGTSGIKPIIKPLGIIVEANELRFKIYKSTLTYSNLEKNQICSIHITLDTNFFILSILDKLTFNMDSEYNVPILNNLNIIYAECSKVSNADPSIFSVNPLDLEINSNLTRAYNRGDYISVDFLVNYTRLDIYKGEELEKLIRILGYEFGVIKRTSPQTYNLLEEIANKIRSKGFKLD; from the coding sequence ATGAAGAAGTTTTTAAAAATGTTCTTTCCTCATGACGGAATATATGAGGTGCTAGTCGGTACTTCTGGGATAAAACCTATAATAAAACCACTAGGTATAATAGTTGAAGCAAATGAGCTTCGATTTAAAATATATAAAAGCACATTAACGTATTCGAATCTAGAAAAGAATCAGATATGTTCTATACATATAACCTTAGATACAAATTTTTTCATTCTTTCCATCCTAGATAAGCTGACTTTTAATATGGATAGCGAGTATAACGTCCCAATTCTCAATAATCTGAATATTATTTACGCAGAGTGCAGTAAGGTCTCTAATGCTGATCCATCAATATTTTCAGTAAACCCACTAGATTTGGAAATAAATTCTAATTTAACTAGAGCGTATAATAGGGGTGATTACATTTCGGTTGACTTTCTAGTTAATTATACTAGATTAGATATATATAAGGGTGAGGAATTAGAAAAGCTTATTAGAATTTTAGGTTATGAATTTGGCGTCATAAAACGTACGTCCCCTCAAACTTATAATCTCTTAGAGGAGATAGCGAATAAGATAAGATCAAAAGGTTTTAAGCTAGACTAA